From Deltaproteobacteria bacterium:
GCCTTCGGCAGGGGAGATAGTTTCGATTTTCAAGCCCAGAGTCTTTAAACAATCATAAAAGCCGTTCCACTGTTCAACGGCCAGTGCGGAATCGGGCTTTTCCCTTACATGCATCCAGGGATTGATTTCGTAATCGACGGTATAAAAATCGGGTGGTGAAAGGAGGATATGATTCATGGCAGGCGGTGGCAGAGTTCTCTTAAAAAGGTTCCCGAATCGATGACCAGCCCCGTGGCCTGGTGCGTTCCCCTGTCGATGAGCTTGGTAATGGTGGCGTGATTGATATCGACACAGATGGTCCTTACCGAGGCGGGAAGCAGGTTGCCCACGGCAATAGAGTGAAGCATGGTTGATATCATTACCGCCATTTCAACGCCTTCGAGCCTTTTCTTCATCTCTCTTTGGGCCTCGATAACATCGGTAATAACTTCCGGCAGCGGGCCATCATCCCGTATCGAGCCCGCCAGAAGAAATTCCTTTCCCTCCTTTATGCAGGTATACATAATCCCCTTGTTGAGGATGCCTGCATGGACTGCCTTTTTAATCCCCCCATAGCAGCGGATCGTGTTGATAGCTCGCAGGTGAAGGTTATGACCTTCGGGAACGTTGTGGCCCTTTTTCAGGGAAACGCCGAGGGAAGTCCCGTAAAGGGAGGCTTCAATATCGTGGGCGGCAAGGGCATTTCCGGCAAAGAGCAGGTCCAGGTAGCCCTTTTCAATGATCTTTGACATGTAGTTCCGGGAACCTGTATGGATAATGGCCGGTCCGCAAACAAAAAGTATCTTCCCTTTTCCCTCTTTTTTTAACTGAACCATTTCTTCTGCCACCCTTGTTATGAGAGTAGCCATCGGCTTTTCAGAAGAAACGCCGCTGCTCATAAATTGAAAGGCGCCTTTCTTTTTGGAACGTTCAGGCAGCGAAACCCTGACTCCCTTTGCGCTGATAACAAAATAGTCGCCTGCTTTTACATCACTCATCTTGACGCAGCGGGCCCTTTGATTTTCCTTATCAACCTTAACGCCGCAATCCATGGAGATGTTGTCGACGGGGAACCATTTATTTTCCACTTTTATTTTTGTGACCAGGTTTGTGGAAGAGTAGAATCCCTCAGGGTAGACACCGTCCTTTGTTGCTTTTGCCAGATCTGCATCTTCCTCTTCCATGGTGACGGCGCCCAGTTCCATGAGTCGTTCGAGAATTCCGGCAAGAATCTTATCATGGGGCGCCGTTACCTTAATTCGGGCATAGCTGCTGTCATTTTTTGTTTTTCCCACATCGATTTCTTCAGAACAATAATCACCTCCCCGTGCCAGGATTTCATCAAAAACTTTTGACAGGATGAGGGAATCGATAATATGCCCCTTTATCTCGACAACTTTTGAATGCTCTTTCATTGCTTTCCCTTCTTTCTCAATATAAAAAAGAAATATTCAAGTAAACAAATCAGCTTCTCATTCCGAAGCGGGTCATAGCTCCCCTTAATTTCTTTATGTCCCTTGCGGGCAGCCGTTGGGAGGGGTAATGATAAAGTAAATACATATCATATCTCAAAATGTAAGGGCAAGATAATGAGAAGAGAATTCTCTTAAAATTGTATTTTACTTCGAAGAAAGTGGAAAGCTTCAATAGGGATTAACCTCCTTTAAAAAAAAGCTTTCTCACTATGTCCGAAATGAAAGATCAGACCGGACAGGGCTGGTTAGGGGCAGCCCTGTTCCGGTAAAAGAAAAAATAAATAAAAAGGGGAAGGGCCCTGACTTTATTATGTAAATGTAAGCTTTCGCTCCAGGTCCGTTGAATGGGTGATCCGCTTTGCTTCTTCCAGGGTGATAATATCTTGCTTGCAGAGATCGACAAGATGTTGGTCCATGGACTGCATGCCGTATTGATCACGGCCCTTTTCAATATGCTTTTCAAGCTCATCAAGTTTGCCTTCACGAATACATGCCTGGATCGTTGTTGTTGTACGCATTATTTCCACAACGGGGAGGATCTGCTCACCCGTTTTATCTTTGATGAGACGAAGAGAAACGATGGCTACCAGAATATCTGCCAGTCTCTGCCTGATAACTTCCTGTGAATCGGGCGGGAAGTTGCCTACCAGCCTGTTAATGGTCGAAGCGGCGCTTTGGGTATGAAGCGTTGAAAAAACGAGGTGCCCTGTTTCACCTGCTTTAATGCAGGCATCGATTGTTTCCAGGTCTCTCATTTCACCTACCATAATAACATCAGGGTCCATACGAAGAGCAGTTTTAAGGGCATGGCTGAAGGCATCCGTATCAATTCCCACTTCCCGCTGGATAATGCAGCTTTTATCGGAGCTAAAGAGAAACTCTATGGGGTCTTCAATGGTAATAATATTGTAGCTGTAGGTTTCATTGATGTGCCTCAGCATGGAGGCAAGCGTTGTTGATTTGCCGTTACCTGTGGGCCCGGTAACAATAATCAGACCGGTGGGCGCCTTGCTTATCTCGGAAAGGACGGCGGGGAGCTTAAGTTCCTGGAAGGTACCGATATGGGGTGGAATGACACGCATGACGATACCCATGCAGCCCTTCTGGCGGAAGAGGCTTACCCTGAAACGCCCGCCGTTGGCGATAGTGTAAGAAGCATCCTGCTCCTTTAAATCGTCGGTTAGTTCTTTATTGTTCATTGCAAGAACCACCCGGGCGATATCTTCCGTATCCTTGGGTGTCAGGTTGGGGAGTTTTGATTTAACGAGTTGCCCCTTTGCCCTGAAAAAGGGAGGATTATCCACTTCGAAGTGAACGTCTGAAACCTTTTTTTCAAATGCTATTTCCAGAATCTGATCGATTTTCGTCTTATCCATCGCTACACCTGACCTCGTTTTATTGAGTTTAAATCATTGGGTAAAGAATTAATTAAAAAATTATCAAAGAAGTCACCCCTGCGATTGCGGGATAAGTGACTTCAGGGAAGATCGCAATATTTCAAGAAACCTGATCAGGCTGTCAATATAGACTTCTTCTTCAGAAAAAGAAGGTTTTGGAATAACGGTCCTGATGTTATCTGCATAGGATTTAAGTGTAAAGTCATCGTCCTTGGGGGGGGCCAGCTGTAAAGCAGGGGTATAGGGATATTTTTCTTTCATGTGGGCCCTTGCGGAAAGAAGCTTGTCTCCCGGGATTTCACCTTCTTTATCGCCCGGCCTGTCATAGAGCATAATGGTCAGGAATTCTTTAGCCACACACTGCGCCACCTTGGCCTCAAATTCATCGGCCCCTGCCGTATTAAAAACAAAAATACCCTCTTTAT
This genomic window contains:
- a CDS encoding TIGR00300 family protein, coding for MKEHSKVVEIKGHIIDSLILSKVFDEILARGGDYCSEEIDVGKTKNDSSYARIKVTAPHDKILAGILERLMELGAVTMEEEDADLAKATKDGVYPEGFYSSTNLVTKIKVENKWFPVDNISMDCGVKVDKENQRARCVKMSDVKAGDYFVISAKGVRVSLPERSKKKGAFQFMSSGVSSEKPMATLITRVAEEMVQLKKEGKGKILFVCGPAIIHTGSRNYMSKIIEKGYLDLLFAGNALAAHDIEASLYGTSLGVSLKKGHNVPEGHNLHLRAINTIRCYGGIKKAVHAGILNKGIMYTCIKEGKEFLLAGSIRDDGPLPEVITDVIEAQREMKKRLEGVEMAVMISTMLHSIAVGNLLPASVRTICVDINHATITKLIDRGTHQATGLVIDSGTFLRELCHRLP
- a CDS encoding PilT/PilU family type 4a pilus ATPase yields the protein MDKTKIDQILEIAFEKKVSDVHFEVDNPPFFRAKGQLVKSKLPNLTPKDTEDIARVVLAMNNKELTDDLKEQDASYTIANGGRFRVSLFRQKGCMGIVMRVIPPHIGTFQELKLPAVLSEISKAPTGLIIVTGPTGNGKSTTLASMLRHINETYSYNIITIEDPIEFLFSSDKSCIIQREVGIDTDAFSHALKTALRMDPDVIMVGEMRDLETIDACIKAGETGHLVFSTLHTQSAASTINRLVGNFPPDSQEVIRQRLADILVAIVSLRLIKDKTGEQILPVVEIMRTTTTIQACIREGKLDELEKHIEKGRDQYGMQSMDQHLVDLCKQDIITLEEAKRITHSTDLERKLTFT